Proteins from one Sabethes cyaneus chromosome 2, idSabCyanKW18_F2, whole genome shotgun sequence genomic window:
- the LOC128734891 gene encoding 26S proteasome non-ATPase regulatory subunit 12, translating to MDQNMDINAFEGRIVKMEVDYTAICDEKIPLCKAMAKNENKFNEALEILLQLEKQTRIAMDVGSSSRVLITIVQICFEANNWNYLNEYITILVKRRSQSKHAVAKMIQECCTYVDKTPDKETKLKLIDTLRTVTEGKIYVEVERARLTKMLADIKETDGDVTGAASIMEELQVETYGSMDKREKVELILEQMRLCLAKQDFVRTQIIAKKISIKFFNDPEQQDLKLKYYDLMIRLDKDSSFIKTSHHYLAVVDSELIAKETERRQKMMIYAVLYCILSPYDNEQVDMMHNLAKNKLLEELPVYKELLRLFMCKELINFDALCTVYAAELNTFDIFNQETTHGKKCWAELKNRLIEHNVRIISNYYTRINLKRMAELLDLSENECEEYLSRMVNAGTLKVKTDRPAGVIYFSTKKAASEILNDWAFGLNELMNLVNKTCHLINKEECINNVMPVPGSASVVPS from the exons ATGGATCAAAATATGGATATAAACGCCTTCGAGGGTCGTATTGTGAAGATGGAAGTAGATTACACTGCCATTTGTGACGAGAAAATACCGCTCTGCAAAGCGATGGCTAAGAACGAGAACAAATTTAATGAGGCACTGGAGATTTTACTGCAGCTGGAAAAACAGACTCGCATCGCAATGGATGTTGGTTCCAGTTCGCGAGTTCTCATAACCATCGTACAGATTTGCTTCGAGGCAAACAACTGGAACTACTTGAATGAGTATATTACTATCCTGGTAAAACGTCGATCCCAGTCCAAGCATGCAGTAGCAAAGATGATTCAGGAATGTTGCACTTACGTAGATAAAACCCCGGATAAGGAAACGAAACTGAAGTTGATTGATACGCTGCGTACAGTAACCGAAGGAAAGATCTATGTGGAAGTGGAGCGTGCTCGGTTGACCAAAATGCTGGCAGACATCAAGGAAACGGACGGAGATGTGACCGGAGCGGCTTCGATTATGGAAGAACTTCAGGTCGAAACATACGGTTCTATGGATAAGCGGGAGAAAGTTGAGCTGATCCTAGAGCAAATGAGACTGTGTCTGGCGAAGCAGGACTTTGTTCGTACGCAAATTATAGCGAAGAAAATAAGTATCAAATTCTTCAATGACCCCGAACAGCAGGACTTGAAGTTGAAGTATTATGATTTGATG ATTCGTTTAGATAAAGATTCATCCTTTATTAAAACATCTCATCACTATCTGGCCGTTGTGGATTCTGAACTCATTGCGAAGGAAACCGAACGGAGGCAGAAAATGATGATTTATGCTGTGTTGTACTGCATTCTTTCGCCATATGACAATGAACAGGTTGATATGATGCATAACCTggcaaaaaataaattgctcgaAGAACTTCCTGTTTATAA AGAACTTCTTCGCTTGTTTATGTGCAAAGAACTAATCAATTTCGACGCTTTATGCACTGTGTATGCTGCCGAGCTAAACACTTTCGACATTTTTAATCAGGAAACCACTCACGGTAAAAAGTGCTGGGCAGAACTGAAGAATCGTTTGATAGAACACAATGTTCGCATCATTTCTAACTACTATACCCGTATTAATCTCAAACGTATGGCAGAACTGCTGGATTTGAGTGAAAACGAATGTGAAGAATATCTATCCCGGATGGTCAATGCAGGAACATTAAAAGTTAAGACGGATCGACCAGCGGGGGTTATCTATTTTTCGACCAAGAAAGCCGCTTCGGAGATTCTCAACGACTGGGCATTCGGACTGAATGAACTGATGAATCTGGTAAACAAAACGTGCCACCTGATCAACAAGGAGGAATGCATTAACAACGTAATGCCGGTACCGGGTAGTGCTAGTGTAGTACCGTCGTAG